The following proteins are encoded in a genomic region of Nonomuraea muscovyensis:
- a CDS encoding AraC-like ligand-binding domain-containing protein, which translates to MAGNQPTKGDEMSVLIRTDDVPPARRHESWRSIVCDTLGPLDIRIDPDAPLRGEIDAGPLGPVGVGRVRTSTPHSVHRTPGLIRRGGGELYRMVLALAGGPVVEQDGRSTRLRPGEFTVYDFARPYRLGYTAGVDLAVFSLPREALPLPYESVARLTAVPIATDDGTAALAAPLLRRVTLDLDTYSPASAARLSTVVMDLLATVVAERAEQAGALPEESRARTLSLRVDAFIEANLSDPALGPRTVAAACHVSPRQLHRLFEARGSTVAAWIRHRRLERCRRDLADPALRDVPVGGVAARWGLPDPAHFSRVFRQAYGMPPVEYRRARL; encoded by the coding sequence ATGGCGGGCAACCAGCCGACGAAGGGCGACGAGATGTCCGTCCTGATCCGCACCGACGACGTGCCGCCCGCCCGGCGCCACGAGTCCTGGCGGAGCATCGTGTGCGACACGCTCGGCCCGCTCGACATCCGCATCGACCCCGACGCGCCGCTGCGCGGCGAGATCGACGCCGGGCCGCTCGGACCCGTGGGCGTCGGCAGGGTGCGCACCTCCACACCGCACAGCGTCCACCGCACCCCCGGCCTGATCCGCCGGGGCGGCGGCGAACTCTACCGGATGGTGCTGGCGCTGGCCGGCGGCCCCGTGGTCGAGCAGGACGGCAGGTCCACCCGGCTGCGGCCGGGCGAGTTCACCGTCTACGACTTCGCCCGGCCCTACCGGCTCGGCTACACCGCGGGCGTGGACCTCGCGGTGTTCAGCCTGCCCCGCGAGGCGCTGCCGCTGCCGTACGAGTCCGTCGCCCGCCTCACCGCGGTGCCGATCGCCACGGACGACGGCACCGCCGCACTGGCCGCGCCCCTGCTGCGCCGGGTGACCCTCGACCTCGACACCTACTCACCCGCCAGCGCCGCCCGGCTGTCCACCGTCGTCATGGACCTGCTCGCCACCGTCGTCGCCGAGCGGGCCGAGCAGGCCGGCGCCCTGCCCGAGGAGTCGCGGGCGCGGACGCTGTCCCTGCGCGTGGACGCCTTCATCGAGGCGAACCTTTCCGACCCCGCCCTCGGCCCCCGCACCGTCGCGGCCGCCTGCCACGTCTCGCCGCGCCAGCTCCACCGGCTGTTCGAGGCGCGCGGCAGCACCGTGGCCGCCTGGATCCGGCACCGCCGCCTGGAGCGCTGCCGCCGCGACCTCGCCGACCCCGCCCTGCGCGACGTGCCCGTGGGCGGCGTCGCCGCGCGCTGGGGCCTGCCCGACCCGGCCCACTTCAGCCGGGTGTTCCGACAGGCGTACGGGATGCCGCCCGTCGAGTACCGCCGCGCCCGGCTCTGA
- a CDS encoding VOC family protein — MSGTQPATRSATLFVNLPVSDLARSKAFFTALGFPFYGATDDMASVVISERTQVMLLAQPTFASYARAEVADPGKSTEVILVLGLDTPQEVDELADQALAAGATPVGEPLNDGMRYQRGFADPDGHQWSALCLVPPAS; from the coding sequence ATGTCCGGCACCCAGCCCGCCACCCGGTCCGCCACGCTGTTCGTCAACCTGCCGGTGTCCGACCTCGCCAGGTCCAAGGCGTTCTTCACCGCGCTCGGGTTCCCGTTCTACGGCGCGACCGACGACATGGCCTCCGTGGTCATCAGCGAGCGGACCCAGGTCATGCTGCTCGCCCAGCCGACGTTCGCCTCGTACGCGCGGGCGGAGGTCGCCGACCCGGGCAAGAGCACCGAGGTGATCCTCGTCCTGGGCCTCGACACCCCGCAGGAGGTGGACGAACTGGCCGACCAGGCCCTCGCCGCCGGTGCCACTCCCGTGGGCGAACCGCTGAACGACGGCATGCGCTACCAGCGCGGCTTCGCCGACCCCGACGGCCACCAGTGGTCGGCCCTGTGCCTGGTGCCCCCGGCGAGCTGA
- a CDS encoding alpha/beta fold hydrolase, with the protein MDTLVAGEVTSADGTPIAFHRSGTGPPLVLVHGAFTGKDHPTLREVAVALSPWFSVYNYDRRGRGGSGDTPPHTAQREVEDLAALVALAASGGPASPSARGSSGGPVTLSGEPSGGPVMLFGGSSGAALALTAAARDPAVGKLALWEPPYHVGAGAPSLPAGFAATLEGLVRQGRRGDAVELFMVAAAEVPAEAVTAMRAEPSWPGLEALAHTLAYEAAVMGPGNALPTELLTSIRSPTLVLNGADSPRWMRDAGRAVAAAVPGAAHRVLDGQTHAVAARSLAPELLEFFVAG; encoded by the coding sequence ATGGACACCCTCGTGGCCGGCGAGGTGACCTCGGCCGACGGCACCCCCATCGCGTTCCACCGGTCCGGCACCGGGCCGCCCCTGGTCCTCGTGCACGGCGCGTTCACCGGCAAGGACCATCCGACCCTGCGGGAGGTGGCGGTCGCGCTGTCGCCGTGGTTCTCGGTCTACAACTACGACCGCCGCGGCCGGGGCGGCAGCGGCGACACACCGCCCCACACCGCCCAGCGGGAGGTCGAGGACCTCGCGGCTCTCGTCGCCCTGGCAGCTTCGGGCGGCCCGGCGAGCCCGTCGGCACGTGGGTCGTCCGGCGGGCCGGTGACGCTCTCCGGTGAGCCGTCCGGCGGGCCGGTGATGCTCTTCGGTGGATCGTCCGGTGCCGCGCTGGCGCTGACCGCCGCCGCCCGGGACCCGGCCGTCGGCAAGCTCGCCCTGTGGGAGCCCCCGTACCACGTCGGCGCCGGCGCGCCGAGCCTGCCCGCCGGCTTCGCGGCGACACTGGAGGGCCTGGTGCGGCAGGGCCGGCGCGGGGACGCGGTCGAGTTGTTCATGGTGGCGGCCGCCGAGGTCCCGGCCGAGGCGGTGACCGCCATGCGCGCCGAACCCTCCTGGCCCGGCCTGGAGGCGCTCGCCCACACGCTCGCCTACGAGGCCGCGGTCATGGGTCCGGGCAACGCCCTGCCCACGGAGCTGCTCACCTCGATCAGGTCCCCCACCCTCGTGCTGAACGGCGCCGACAGCCCGCGCTGGATGCGCGACGCGGGCCGAGCGGTCGCCGCCGCCGTGCCCGGCGCGGCCCATCGCGTCCTCGACGGCCAGACCCACGCCGTGGCGGCGCGGTCGCTGGCACCGGAGCTCCTGGAGTTCTTCGTCGCCGGCTAG
- a CDS encoding vitamin B12-dependent ribonucleotide reductase — translation MTETASGSVARGGSGGKRPRKGLKMKRIFTTPGVHPYDEITWERRDVVMTNWRDGSVNFEQRGVEFPEFWSVNAANIVTTKYFRGAVGTPQREWSLKQLVDRVVGVYTRTAVEHGYFAGEEDAEIFDHELKYALVHQIFAFNSPVWFNVGTQSPQQVSACFILSVDDQMESILEWYKEEGVIFKGGSGSGVNLSRIRSSKELLSSGGTASGPVSFMRGADASAGTIKSGGATRRAAKMVVLDVDHPDIEEFIETKAREEDKIRALRDAGFDMDLGGKDIVSVQYQNANNSVRVSDEFMRAVEKGDRFGLRARLTGEVIETVDARDLFRKMAKAAWECADPGVQYDDTINDWHTTPETGRITASNPCSEYVHLDNSSCNLASINLLKFLKDDNTFDIANFVKLTELIITAMDVSITFADFPTEKIGETTRAYRQLGIGYANLGALLMATGHAYDSDGGRAVAGAITSLMTGVSYRRSAELAGAVGPYDGYARNAEPHKRVMRKHAAANDSLRTIASMDNKIHAEASRQWSECLKLGEKNGYRNAQASLLAPTGTIGLMMDCDTTGIEPDLALVKFKKLVGGGSMQIVNQTIPRALKQLGYLQEQIEAIVEYIAEHGHVVDAPGLRKEHYEVFDCAMGERAIAPMGHVRMMAATQPFLSGAISKTVNLPESATIDDIEQVYMEGWRLGLKALAVYRDNCKVGQPLSAGGKKDDAKDAKPAEPEVKVIEVNRPTRRRMPNQRPSTTTRFTVGGAKGYMTASSYPDDGLGEVFLKMSKQGSTLAGVMDAFSVAISIGLQYGVPLETYMSKFVNMRFEPAGMTDDPDIRMATSVMDYIFRRLALDHLPYDERAALGIFSAAERAAQQRGEDPAALQETVDREALAQSAPIEERPEPQASAKELTLESHQRFTADAPLCMTCGTKMRPAGSCYVCEGCGSTSGCS, via the coding sequence ATGACGGAGACGGCCAGCGGTTCAGTCGCGCGCGGTGGCAGTGGAGGCAAGCGCCCGCGCAAGGGCCTGAAGATGAAGCGGATCTTCACCACGCCCGGGGTGCACCCGTATGACGAGATCACGTGGGAGCGCCGCGACGTCGTCATGACCAACTGGCGCGACGGCTCGGTCAACTTCGAGCAGCGGGGTGTCGAGTTCCCCGAGTTCTGGTCGGTGAACGCGGCCAACATCGTGACGACCAAGTACTTCCGTGGCGCGGTCGGCACGCCCCAGCGTGAGTGGAGCCTGAAGCAACTGGTCGACCGGGTCGTCGGCGTCTACACGCGCACGGCCGTCGAGCACGGCTACTTCGCGGGTGAGGAGGACGCCGAGATCTTCGACCACGAGCTGAAGTACGCCCTGGTGCACCAGATCTTCGCCTTCAACTCCCCGGTCTGGTTCAACGTGGGCACCCAGTCGCCCCAGCAGGTCAGCGCCTGCTTCATCCTCTCGGTGGACGACCAGATGGAGTCGATCCTCGAGTGGTACAAGGAAGAGGGCGTGATCTTCAAGGGCGGGTCGGGCTCCGGCGTCAACCTTTCGCGCATCCGCTCGTCCAAGGAACTGCTGTCCAGCGGCGGCACGGCCAGCGGCCCGGTGTCCTTCATGCGCGGCGCCGACGCCAGCGCGGGCACCATCAAGTCCGGCGGCGCCACCCGCAGGGCCGCCAAGATGGTCGTGCTCGACGTCGACCACCCCGACATCGAGGAGTTCATCGAGACCAAGGCGCGCGAGGAGGACAAGATCCGCGCGCTGCGCGACGCCGGGTTCGACATGGACCTGGGCGGCAAGGACATCGTCTCGGTCCAGTACCAGAACGCCAACAACTCCGTCCGCGTCTCCGACGAGTTCATGCGCGCCGTGGAGAAGGGCGACCGGTTCGGCCTGCGCGCCCGCCTCACCGGCGAGGTCATCGAGACGGTCGACGCCCGCGACCTGTTCCGCAAGATGGCCAAGGCGGCCTGGGAGTGCGCCGACCCGGGTGTCCAGTACGACGACACGATCAACGACTGGCACACCACGCCGGAGACCGGCCGGATCACCGCCAGCAACCCGTGCTCCGAGTACGTGCACCTCGACAACTCCTCCTGCAACCTGGCCAGCATCAACCTGCTGAAGTTCCTGAAGGACGACAACACCTTCGACATCGCGAACTTCGTCAAGCTGACCGAGCTGATCATCACGGCGATGGACGTGTCGATCACGTTCGCCGACTTCCCGACCGAGAAGATCGGCGAGACCACCCGCGCCTACCGGCAGCTCGGCATCGGCTACGCCAACCTGGGCGCGCTGCTCATGGCCACCGGCCACGCCTACGACTCCGACGGTGGCCGGGCGGTGGCGGGCGCCATCACCTCGCTGATGACCGGCGTGTCCTACCGGCGCAGCGCCGAGCTGGCCGGGGCGGTCGGCCCGTACGACGGCTACGCTCGCAACGCCGAGCCGCACAAGCGGGTCATGCGCAAGCACGCCGCCGCCAACGACAGCCTGCGCACCATCGCCTCCATGGACAACAAGATCCACGCCGAGGCGTCGCGCCAGTGGTCGGAGTGCCTCAAGCTGGGCGAGAAGAACGGCTACCGCAACGCCCAGGCGTCGCTGCTCGCCCCGACCGGCACCATCGGCCTGATGATGGACTGCGACACCACCGGCATCGAGCCCGACCTGGCGCTGGTCAAGTTCAAGAAGCTCGTGGGCGGCGGCTCCATGCAGATCGTCAACCAGACGATCCCTCGCGCGCTCAAGCAGCTCGGCTACCTGCAGGAGCAGATCGAGGCCATCGTCGAGTACATCGCCGAGCACGGCCACGTCGTCGACGCGCCGGGGCTGCGCAAGGAGCACTACGAGGTCTTCGACTGCGCGATGGGCGAGCGGGCCATCGCCCCGATGGGCCACGTGCGCATGATGGCCGCCACCCAGCCGTTCCTGTCGGGCGCCATCTCCAAGACCGTCAACCTGCCCGAGTCGGCCACGATCGACGACATCGAGCAGGTCTACATGGAGGGCTGGCGGCTCGGCCTCAAGGCGCTGGCCGTCTACCGCGACAACTGCAAGGTCGGCCAGCCGCTGTCGGCCGGCGGCAAGAAGGACGACGCAAAGGACGCCAAGCCGGCCGAGCCCGAGGTCAAGGTCATCGAGGTCAACCGCCCGACCCGGCGGCGGATGCCCAACCAGCGCCCGAGCACGACGACCCGCTTCACGGTCGGCGGCGCCAAGGGCTACATGACGGCCTCCTCCTACCCCGACGACGGGCTGGGCGAGGTCTTCCTGAAGATGTCCAAGCAGGGCTCGACGCTCGCGGGCGTCATGGACGCCTTCTCGGTGGCGATCTCCATCGGCCTCCAGTACGGGGTGCCGCTGGAGACGTACATGAGCAAGTTCGTCAACATGCGCTTCGAGCCGGCCGGGATGACCGACGACCCGGACATCCGGATGGCCACCTCGGTGATGGACTACATCTTCCGCCGCCTGGCGCTCGACCACCTGCCGTACGACGAGCGGGCCGCCCTCGGCATCTTCTCGGCGGCCGAGCGGGCCGCCCAGCAGCGCGGTGAGGACCCGGCCGCCCTGCAGGAGACGGTCGACCGCGAGGCGCTCGCGCAGTCGGCGCCGATCGAGGAGAGGCCCGAGCCGCAGGCGTCGGCCAAGGAGCTGACGCTGGAGAGCCACCAGCGCTTCACGGCCGACGCGCCGCTCTGCATGACCTGCGGCACCAAGATGCGCCCGGCCGGCAGCTGCTACGTCTGCGAGGGCTGCGGCTCGACCAGCGGCTGCAGCTAG
- the nrdR gene encoding transcriptional regulator NrdR, translating to MHCPFCRHPDTRVIDSRSTDDGAAIRRRRTCPECGRRFTTQETVLLMVSKRSGVTEPFSRDKVVAGVRRACQGRPVSEDSLAQLGQRVEEAIRAKGAAELPSNEVGLAILGPLRELDEVAYLRFASVYRGFESLADFEAEIEQLKAEKGES from the coding sequence GTGCATTGTCCGTTCTGTCGCCATCCTGACACCAGGGTCATCGACAGCCGCTCGACGGACGACGGTGCCGCCATCCGGCGTCGCCGCACCTGCCCCGAATGCGGGCGCAGGTTCACCACCCAGGAGACCGTACTCCTGATGGTGAGCAAGCGCAGCGGCGTGACGGAGCCGTTCTCCCGGGACAAGGTGGTCGCGGGCGTGCGCCGGGCCTGCCAGGGCAGGCCGGTCAGTGAGGACTCACTGGCCCAGCTCGGCCAGCGGGTCGAGGAGGCCATCCGGGCCAAGGGCGCGGCGGAGCTCCCCTCCAACGAGGTGGGGTTGGCGATCCTCGGGCCGCTGCGGGAGCTGGACGAGGTCGCCTACCTGCGGTTCGCATCGGTATATCGCGGTTTCGAGAGCCTGGCGGACTTCGAGGCCGAGATCGAACAGTTGAAGGCGGAGAAGGGGGAGTCATGA